Within Actinoplanes sp. L3-i22, the genomic segment GCCCTTACGCGCGAGCATGCCGACCAGACGACGGAAGATCGCCTCGGGTTCGCCCCGCGCGGTCCGGAGCTTGCGGTCGACGAGGGTCCGGGCGATCTCCGCCTCCGACTCGTCGTCGACGGCCTCCAGCGCCTCGCTCGCCACCTCGGCGTCCACCCCGTGCTGCCGCAACTCGTTGGCGAGCGCCCGACGGGCCAGGCCGCGCCCCTGATGCCGGCTCGACACCCAGGCCCGGGCGAACGCCGCGTCGTCGATGATGCCGACCTCGTCGTACCGATCCAGAACCTCGGCTATGACCTCCTCGGAGATCTCCTTGCGCGTCAGCGCCTTGGCCAGCTCGGCCCGGGTCCGCGGACGCGCCGCGAGCTGACGCAGGCAGATCTCCCGCGCGCGCTCGGACTCGGTCTGCTGCGGAGCCGACGGCCGACGCTTCTCGGACTCGTCACCGGCACCGCTGCCGAACCCGGCGCCGGCGCCAAAACCGCCGCCGGAGCCGCCCCGCCGACCGGGTCGGCCTCCGGGCCCACCCCGGGCATCCGCACCCGGGGTCCCGTCATCCGGCCCGTCGGCACCGGCCCGGGGCGGGATGGCATCCCATCCGCGCCCGGACCGGGCACCACGTCGTCCGGCCATCGCTACTTACCGGATCAGAAGTCGACCGGCGGCAGCTCGGGGCCGCCGGTGGCGTCCCCGGTCGTC encodes:
- a CDS encoding regulatory protein RecX — translated: MAGRRGARSGRGWDAIPPRAGADGPDDGTPGADARGGPGGRPGRRGGSGGGFGAGAGFGSGAGDESEKRRPSAPQQTESERAREICLRQLAARPRTRAELAKALTRKEISEEVIAEVLDRYDEVGIIDDAAFARAWVSSRHQGRGLARRALANELRQHGVDAEVASEALEAVDDESEAEIARTLVDRKLRTARGEPEAIFRRLVGMLARKGYPAGVAIRAVKDALAARDAEAAEFAENLDADALADQAEPLA